The Thioalkalivibrio thiocyanodenitrificans ARhD 1 genome window below encodes:
- a CDS encoding YcgL domain-containing protein, with amino-acid sequence MRVYVYRSSRRRDTYVYLASKDAFEMIPEPLRKVFGTPCFALEFDLTPGRALAQEDPEAVRVSLRERGFHLQMPAENERPQ; translated from the coding sequence ATGCGTGTGTACGTCTATCGCAGCAGCCGCAGGCGGGATACCTATGTATACCTGGCCAGCAAGGACGCTTTCGAGATGATTCCGGAACCGCTCAGGAAGGTGTTCGGAACGCCCTGCTTTGCGCTGGAGTTCGACCTCACGCCGGGGCGTGCCCTGGCGCAGGAGGACCCCGAGGCCGTGCGGGTCAGCCTGCGCGAGAGGGGCTTTCATCTGCAGATGCCGGCCGAGAATGAACGCCCCCAGTGA
- a CDS encoding ABC transporter ATP-binding protein: protein MSEPASSQTVLDVRGLRAAHVGPVDFRLLAGEICKLHGPSGSGKTLLLRALADLDPSEGEVLLDGVERTGIPPTLWRRQVAYLPAEPMWWEERVGLHLDPAGSDTMLRDLGFEPEVREWDVERLSSGERQRLALARLLENRPRVLLLDEPTANLDPANTRSVERLVRDYVSEHNAAALWVSHDPLQRQRVGGRSLLMGSGGLREEAA, encoded by the coding sequence GTGTCTGAACCTGCCTCCTCACAGACCGTGCTCGACGTCCGCGGCCTGCGCGCCGCCCATGTCGGACCCGTTGACTTCCGGCTGCTGGCCGGGGAGATCTGCAAGCTTCACGGTCCTTCGGGCTCGGGCAAGACGCTGCTCCTGCGCGCCCTGGCGGATCTTGATCCCAGTGAGGGGGAGGTGCTGCTGGACGGCGTGGAACGCACCGGCATACCGCCCACGCTCTGGCGCCGGCAGGTGGCGTACCTGCCGGCGGAACCCATGTGGTGGGAAGAGCGCGTGGGGTTGCACCTGGATCCGGCGGGGAGCGACACCATGCTCCGGGACCTCGGTTTCGAACCGGAGGTGCGGGAATGGGATGTCGAGCGGCTGTCCAGCGGCGAGCGCCAGCGCCTGGCGCTGGCGAGGCTGCTGGAGAACCGGCCCCGTGTGCTGCTGCTGGATGAGCCCACCGCCAATCTGGATCCTGCCAATACGCGCAGCGTGGAACGGCTGGTGCGTGACTACGTGTCGGAGCACAACGCGGCTGCGCTTTGGGTGAGCCATGATCCGCTGCAACGCCAGCGGGTGGGCGGGCGGTCACTGTTGATGGGGTCGGGAGGACTCCGGGAGGAGGCGGCATGA
- the speE gene encoding polyamine aminopropyltransferase has product MSLDAHWFSEADKGLALSLRIRKKLHEEQTPFQKIEIYETDSFGNLMVIDGCVMLTGRDNFIYHEMMSHPVLYAHADPGNVLIIGGGDCGTLREVLRHPEVRQATQVDIDERVTRLSEAYFPELCESNHDPRARLLFDDGIKFVQEAKPGSIDVIIVDSTDPVGPAAGLFSTDFYRDCIKALGAGGLLVQQSESPLLHTESIIRPMHDSLRAAGFHDPVALHFPQCTYPSGWWTATMAGKDGPVTFRREKAAEQKPFETRYYNAAIQRAAGASPEFFRKALLG; this is encoded by the coding sequence ATGTCACTGGACGCCCACTGGTTCTCGGAAGCAGACAAGGGCCTGGCCTTGTCGCTGCGCATCCGGAAAAAGCTCCATGAGGAGCAGACGCCATTCCAGAAGATCGAGATCTACGAGACCGACTCCTTCGGGAACCTGATGGTGATCGACGGCTGCGTGATGCTCACCGGCCGGGACAACTTCATCTACCATGAGATGATGTCGCATCCGGTGCTCTATGCCCATGCCGACCCCGGCAACGTGCTGATCATCGGCGGCGGCGATTGCGGGACACTGCGCGAGGTGCTCCGGCATCCGGAGGTCAGGCAGGCCACCCAGGTGGACATCGACGAGCGGGTCACGCGCCTGTCGGAGGCGTATTTCCCGGAGCTGTGCGAATCGAATCACGACCCGCGTGCACGCCTCCTGTTCGATGACGGCATCAAGTTCGTGCAGGAGGCGAAACCCGGCTCCATCGACGTGATCATCGTCGACAGCACGGATCCGGTGGGCCCCGCGGCCGGCCTTTTCTCCACCGACTTCTACAGGGACTGCATCAAGGCCCTGGGCGCCGGCGGACTGCTCGTCCAGCAGAGCGAGTCGCCGCTGCTGCACACCGAGTCCATCATCAGGCCGATGCACGACAGCCTGCGGGCTGCCGGCTTCCACGATCCGGTGGCCCTGCACTTCCCCCAGTGTACCTATCCCTCGGGGTGGTGGACCGCCACCATGGCCGGCAAGGACGGGCCTGTCACCTTCCGGCGCGAAAAGGCGGCCGAACAGAAACCCTTCGAGACCCGCTATTACAACGCCGCCATCCAGCGTGCCGCCGGGGCCTCCCCCGAGTTCTTCCGCAAGGCGCTGCTCGGGTGA
- a CDS encoding FKBP-type peptidyl-prolyl cis-trans isomerase has product MIAYGSKVRMHYTIALEDGMVADTTEGEEPLEFVMGAGDLEEGLELALIGLQPGDRQTVKLTPDQAFGYPSPAAIHDVPRRDFPPEMDLRPGLIVSFVTPGGDELPGTVKEVSDETVKVDFNHPLAGHEITYSVEILDVGTSMLP; this is encoded by the coding sequence ATGATCGCTTATGGCAGCAAGGTGCGCATGCACTACACCATCGCCCTGGAAGACGGGATGGTGGCCGACACCACCGAGGGCGAGGAGCCTCTTGAGTTCGTCATGGGCGCGGGTGACCTGGAGGAGGGCCTGGAGCTGGCACTGATCGGCCTGCAGCCCGGGGACAGGCAGACCGTCAAGCTCACCCCGGATCAGGCGTTCGGCTACCCGAGCCCCGCTGCGATCCACGACGTGCCGCGCCGGGATTTCCCCCCGGAGATGGACCTCAGGCCCGGTCTGATCGTGAGTTTCGTGACCCCCGGCGGTGACGAGCTGCCGGGCACCGTCAAGGAGGTGAGCGACGAAACGGTCAAGGTGGACTTCAATCACCCGCTGGCGGGCCACGAGATCACCTACTCCGTGGAGATCCTGGACGTGGGCACCAGCATGCTCCCTTGA
- a CDS encoding cupin domain-containing protein encodes MKSQYQDIQVYETRDGSMIRELMHPDQHGNRAQSLAEAVVAPGQETCLHRHGRTEEIYHITRGEGLMRLGSERFPVAVGDTVCIAPGTPHNIRNTGAGPLHILCACSPAYSHEDTELL; translated from the coding sequence ATGAAGTCCCAGTACCAGGATATCCAGGTCTACGAGACCAGAGACGGCTCGATGATCCGGGAGCTGATGCACCCGGATCAGCACGGCAACCGGGCCCAGAGCCTGGCGGAGGCCGTTGTGGCGCCCGGGCAGGAGACCTGCCTCCATCGCCACGGCCGCACCGAGGAGATCTACCACATCACCCGTGGCGAGGGCCTGATGCGCCTGGGCAGTGAGCGATTTCCCGTCGCCGTGGGCGACACCGTGTGCATCGCCCCCGGCACCCCCCACAACATCCGCAACACCGGCGCCGGCCCCCTGCACATCCTGTGCGCCTGTTCACCGGCCTACAGCCACGAGGACACGGAACTCCTCTGA
- a CDS encoding hemerythrin domain-containing protein: MSAFLKAPAPGFDDPLGLLGACHGRIIERLDTLERLPPHLRRHGPDAQAQLAARRILEYFDRAAPHHHADEDRDFFPLLAAAEGRAGWDEGVPDLIARLAAEHPLLEQGWQALRASLEEVAGGRADAIGDAAGWIAATRAHLALEEERILPLAARVLTPGELEALGRAMAARRGVDVAPG, from the coding sequence ATGTCCGCATTTCTGAAAGCGCCCGCCCCCGGCTTCGATGACCCCCTGGGCCTGCTGGGCGCCTGTCACGGACGCATCATCGAGCGGCTGGATACCCTGGAACGACTGCCGCCCCATCTGCGCCGTCACGGCCCGGATGCGCAGGCGCAGTTGGCGGCACGGCGGATCCTTGAGTACTTCGACCGGGCGGCGCCCCATCATCACGCGGACGAGGACAGGGATTTCTTTCCGCTCCTGGCGGCGGCCGAGGGTCGCGCCGGCTGGGATGAGGGCGTGCCGGATCTGATCGCCCGCCTTGCCGCGGAACACCCCCTGCTGGAACAGGGCTGGCAGGCACTGCGCGCGAGCCTGGAAGAGGTCGCCGGCGGTCGTGCGGACGCGATCGGCGATGCCGCCGGGTGGATCGCCGCGACCCGGGCCCATCTGGCGCTGGAGGAGGAACGCATCCTGCCGCTGGCCGCCCGGGTGCTGACGCCGGGCGAACTGGAGGCCCTGGGCCGGGCCATGGCCGCCCGTCGGGGGGTGGACGTCGCCCCCGGCTGA
- the speA gene encoding biosynthetic arginine decarboxylase, whose product MTAWNLDQARELYNIANWNGGYFHVNGHGRVCLRVPGLDGHPGVDLYELAQSLRASGQSGLPVLIRFEDILGDRVHRLRQAFDQAREESGFEGTYTAVYPIKVNQQRSVVERILGEGGERVGLEAGSKPELMAVLALSRPGGVIVCNGYKDREYLRLALIGQMLGLRVYIVIEKPSELDGVMAEARDLGVRPMLGMRVRLASIGKGKWQNTGGEKAKFGLSASQSLGMLDRLRDAGMLDCMQLLHFHMGSQIANIRDIQAGMSEAGRFYAELRRLGADILVVDAGGGLGVDYEGSRSRNDCSINYSLQEYANNIVRSLMNTCIEYDLPHPQIFTESGRALTAHHAVLVTNVIDTERAPAQDDLPAPTGDEPLVLQDMWRLYENTEGIAPNEVYHDMAHWLSEVQAMYTHGVLDLAQRARAETLYFATCRRLAADASHRLSSEIREEINEKLADKFFCNFSVFQSIPDVWAIDQIFPIMPLHRLDERPTRRAVLQDLTCDSDGHVERYVDGEGVETSLPLHAPREGEPYLLGIFLVGAYQEILGDLHNLFGDTDSINVVLEPGGGHRLVQPERGDTVDELLRYVHFDPRALVAAYRDKVATAGLEKDLGEQVLGELEQGLSGYTYLEE is encoded by the coding sequence ATGACTGCCTGGAACCTGGATCAAGCCCGCGAACTCTACAATATCGCCAACTGGAACGGCGGCTACTTTCATGTGAACGGCCATGGACGGGTGTGTCTGCGGGTGCCGGGCCTGGACGGCCATCCCGGCGTCGATCTCTACGAGCTGGCGCAGTCCCTGCGCGCTTCGGGACAGTCGGGCCTGCCCGTGCTGATCCGCTTCGAGGACATCCTCGGCGACCGGGTGCACCGCCTGCGCCAGGCCTTTGACCAGGCCCGGGAGGAGTCCGGTTTCGAGGGCACCTATACCGCGGTCTATCCCATCAAGGTGAATCAGCAGCGCAGCGTGGTGGAGCGCATCCTGGGCGAGGGCGGCGAGCGCGTGGGCCTGGAAGCCGGCAGCAAGCCCGAGCTGATGGCGGTGCTGGCGCTGTCGCGCCCCGGCGGGGTGATCGTGTGCAATGGCTACAAAGACCGGGAGTACCTGCGTCTTGCCCTCATCGGGCAGATGCTCGGGCTCCGGGTCTATATCGTCATCGAGAAGCCTTCGGAACTTGACGGTGTCATGGCCGAGGCGCGCGACCTGGGCGTTCGCCCCATGCTGGGCATGCGGGTGCGGCTGGCCTCCATCGGCAAGGGCAAGTGGCAGAACACCGGCGGCGAGAAGGCCAAGTTCGGGCTCTCCGCCAGCCAGTCCCTCGGGATGCTGGATCGCCTGCGCGATGCGGGCATGCTCGACTGCATGCAGCTGCTGCACTTCCACATGGGCTCACAGATCGCCAACATCCGGGATATACAGGCCGGCATGAGCGAGGCGGGGCGCTTTTACGCCGAGCTGCGCCGTCTGGGCGCCGACATCCTGGTGGTGGATGCGGGCGGAGGACTGGGCGTGGACTACGAGGGCAGCCGCTCACGCAACGACTGTTCCATCAACTACAGCCTCCAGGAGTATGCCAACAACATCGTTCGCAGCCTGATGAATACCTGCATCGAGTACGATCTTCCCCACCCGCAGATATTCACCGAATCGGGCCGGGCACTTACCGCGCATCACGCGGTACTGGTCACCAACGTGATCGATACAGAGCGCGCCCCGGCGCAGGACGATCTGCCGGCCCCGACCGGGGATGAGCCCCTGGTCCTGCAGGATATGTGGCGCCTGTATGAGAACACCGAGGGCATTGCCCCCAACGAGGTCTACCACGACATGGCTCACTGGTTGTCGGAGGTGCAGGCCATGTATACCCACGGCGTCCTGGACCTGGCGCAACGGGCGCGGGCGGAGACGCTGTACTTCGCCACCTGCCGGCGCCTGGCTGCGGATGCCTCCCATCGCCTGAGCAGCGAGATCCGCGAGGAGATCAACGAGAAGCTGGCGGACAAGTTCTTCTGCAACTTCTCGGTGTTCCAGTCCATCCCGGACGTGTGGGCCATCGACCAGATCTTCCCCATCATGCCGCTGCACCGGCTGGACGAGCGTCCCACGCGCCGGGCGGTGCTGCAGGACCTTACCTGCGATTCCGACGGTCACGTGGAGCGTTACGTGGATGGCGAGGGTGTGGAGACGAGCCTCCCGCTGCACGCCCCGCGGGAGGGTGAGCCCTACCTGCTGGGCATCTTCCTGGTGGGGGCCTACCAGGAGATCCTCGGGGACCTGCACAATCTGTTCGGCGATACGGATTCGATCAATGTGGTGCTGGAACCGGGCGGCGGTCACCGCCTGGTGCAGCCTGAACGCGGCGATACCGTGGACGAACTGCTGCGCTATGTGCATTTCGATCCCCGGGCCCTGGTTGCGGCGTACCGTGACAAGGTGGCGACCGCCGGCCTGGAGAAGGACCTGGGCGAACAGGTCCTGGGGGAGCTGGAGCAAGGGTTGTCCGGTTACACCTACCTGGAGGAGTAG
- the lspA gene encoding signal peptidase II, translating into MLKWLWLSGAVIVLDQITKYIAERALVLYAPVEVTSFFNFTLVYNPGAAFSFLSDASGWQRWFFVIVALGASIFIVWWLRMLHAGERWTAASLALILGGAVGNVIDRLWHGHVIDFLDFHYAGQHWPAFNVADAAITVGAVILVGYSLFFARNSDTAGGERS; encoded by the coding sequence ATGCTGAAATGGTTATGGCTTTCCGGCGCGGTGATCGTGCTGGATCAGATCACCAAGTACATCGCCGAGCGCGCGCTGGTGCTCTATGCGCCGGTGGAGGTCACGTCGTTCTTCAACTTCACGCTGGTCTACAATCCCGGTGCCGCCTTCAGTTTCCTGAGTGACGCCTCAGGCTGGCAGCGGTGGTTCTTCGTAATCGTAGCCCTGGGTGCGAGCATCTTCATCGTCTGGTGGTTGAGGATGCTGCATGCCGGTGAGCGCTGGACGGCGGCAAGCCTTGCCCTGATCCTCGGGGGTGCCGTCGGCAACGTGATCGACCGGCTTTGGCACGGACACGTGATCGATTTCCTTGATTTTCACTATGCCGGCCAGCATTGGCCGGCGTTCAATGTCGCCGATGCCGCCATCACCGTTGGCGCGGTGATCCTGGTGGGGTACAGTCTGTTCTTCGCCCGGAATTCCGATACCGCCGGCGGGGAACGTTCATGA
- a CDS encoding ABC transporter permease, translating into MSLIILSPLDLSIAAFLVVVLAVLTARVGMGLSRSLLVAGTRTVVQLLLIGLVLKVLFDNAQLYWVAGLSLVMLAVAGYEVMARQGRRFSGWWGYGIGTSSMFVSAFAVTVLALTIMIGPSPWWEPQYSIPLLGMLLGNTMTGIALGLDRLTQTAWQQRRVIEARLMMGQAWGLSISSIRRDAARSGLMPIINAMAAAGIVSLPGMMTGQILAGAPPMEAVKYQILIMFLIAAGTGFGTLGAVWLGSRRLFDERQRLRLDRLKHGRGK; encoded by the coding sequence ATGAGTCTGATCATTCTGTCGCCGCTGGACCTGTCCATCGCCGCCTTTCTCGTGGTGGTGCTTGCCGTGCTGACGGCGCGAGTCGGCATGGGTCTGTCCCGCAGCCTGCTGGTGGCGGGCACCCGGACGGTGGTTCAACTCCTGCTCATCGGTCTGGTCCTCAAGGTGCTGTTCGACAACGCTCAGCTCTACTGGGTGGCGGGGTTGTCCCTGGTGATGCTGGCGGTGGCGGGCTATGAGGTGATGGCGCGCCAGGGGCGGCGTTTCTCCGGCTGGTGGGGTTACGGCATCGGCACTTCGTCCATGTTCGTCTCCGCGTTCGCGGTGACGGTGCTTGCGCTCACCATCATGATCGGCCCCTCGCCCTGGTGGGAGCCCCAGTATTCCATTCCGCTGCTGGGCATGCTGCTGGGCAATACCATGACCGGTATCGCGCTGGGCCTCGATCGTCTCACCCAGACCGCCTGGCAGCAGCGCCGGGTGATCGAGGCACGGCTCATGATGGGCCAGGCCTGGGGCTTGTCCATCTCTTCGATCCGCCGCGACGCGGCCCGCAGCGGACTGATGCCGATCATCAACGCCATGGCGGCGGCCGGGATCGTCAGCCTGCCGGGCATGATGACCGGTCAGATCCTCGCGGGCGCACCGCCCATGGAGGCGGTGAAATACCAGATCCTGATCATGTTCCTGATTGCCGCGGGTACCGGCTTCGGCACCCTGGGTGCGGTGTGGCTGGGTTCAAGACGCCTGTTCGACGAACGTCAGCGGTTGCGCCTGGACAGGCTGAAGCACGGACGCGGCAAGTGA
- a CDS encoding DUF4870 family protein has protein sequence MNELREPPTQDTRPANLKSGPAMIVYVLYLIGFLVGLTALAGVIIAHLKFGEADPASRSHHQYQIRTFWFGLLMVVVGMLLSVTGIGYLILLWWFVWTLVRCIKGILRLLDERPMEHPGTLLW, from the coding sequence ATGAACGAACTACGGGAACCACCGACGCAGGACACCCGCCCCGCGAATCTCAAGAGCGGGCCGGCCATGATCGTCTACGTCCTGTATCTGATCGGCTTCCTGGTGGGCCTGACGGCCCTGGCGGGCGTGATCATCGCGCACTTGAAATTCGGCGAGGCGGATCCAGCAAGCCGCAGTCACCATCAGTACCAGATCCGCACCTTCTGGTTCGGCCTGTTGATGGTGGTGGTCGGCATGCTGCTGTCGGTGACCGGCATCGGCTACCTGATCCTGCTGTGGTGGTTCGTGTGGACCCTGGTGCGTTGCATCAAGGGCATCCTGCGCCTGCTGGACGAGAGGCCCATGGAACACCCGGGGACGCTGCTCTGGTGA
- the typA gene encoding translational GTPase TypA has protein sequence MTDKLRNIAIIAHVDHGKTTLVDKLLQQSGTFGERAHLTERMMDSGDLEQERGITILAKNTALNWNGYHINIVDTPGHADFGGEVERVLSMVDSVLLLVDAVDGPMPQTRFVTAKAFAMGFKPIVVVNKIDRPGARPDWVVDQVFDLFDRLGATEEQLDFPVVYCSALKGYAGLAKDVTEGDMTPLFQTIVDKVSPPEVDAEGPFQMQVSSLDYNSFQGLIGIGRISRGRVRTNTPVKAVDREGNVRSGRILQILGFNGLERVEVSEARAGDIIAFSGMDELYISDTLCDPASVEALKALTVDEPTVSMTFQVNTSPFAGRDGKYVTSRNIRERLFEELKHNVALRVEETDDPDRFRVSGRGELHLSILIENMRREGFELGVSRPEVIVRERDGIKEEPYEMVTVDVEEQHQGAIMEKLGSRRGELLDMIPDGKGRVRLDYRVPSRGLIGLQTEFLTATSGTGILHHVFDSYGEYRPGGVGARNNGVLIANGAGKALGYALFNLQERGRLFIGHGEEVYEGMIIGLHSRDNDLVVNPLKAKQLTNIRAAGTDENIILTPPVRMTLEQALEFIEDDELVEVTPGSIRIRKKLLLEHERKRASRAAS, from the coding sequence ATGACCGACAAGCTTCGCAATATCGCCATCATCGCCCATGTGGACCATGGCAAGACCACGCTCGTGGACAAGTTGCTGCAACAGTCCGGCACCTTCGGGGAGCGCGCCCACCTGACCGAGCGGATGATGGATTCCGGTGACCTGGAACAGGAGCGCGGAATCACCATCCTGGCGAAGAACACGGCGCTGAACTGGAACGGATACCACATCAACATCGTGGATACGCCCGGACATGCGGATTTCGGCGGCGAGGTGGAACGCGTGCTGTCCATGGTGGATTCGGTCCTTCTGCTGGTGGACGCGGTGGACGGGCCCATGCCTCAGACGCGGTTCGTCACCGCCAAGGCCTTCGCCATGGGCTTCAAGCCCATCGTGGTGGTGAACAAGATCGACCGTCCGGGCGCCCGCCCCGACTGGGTGGTGGACCAGGTCTTCGACCTGTTCGACCGTCTGGGCGCCACGGAGGAGCAGCTGGATTTCCCCGTGGTGTACTGCTCGGCGCTCAAGGGCTACGCCGGCCTCGCCAAGGACGTGACCGAAGGCGATATGACGCCCCTGTTCCAGACCATCGTCGACAAGGTCAGCCCGCCCGAGGTGGATGCGGAAGGCCCCTTCCAGATGCAGGTCTCGTCCCTGGACTACAACAGCTTCCAGGGGCTGATCGGCATCGGCCGCATCAGCAGGGGCAGGGTCAGGACCAACACCCCGGTGAAGGCCGTGGACCGGGAGGGCAACGTGCGTTCCGGACGCATCCTGCAGATCCTGGGCTTCAACGGGCTGGAGCGCGTCGAGGTGTCCGAGGCGCGGGCCGGCGACATCATCGCGTTCTCCGGCATGGACGAGCTCTATATCTCCGACACGCTGTGCGATCCGGCATCGGTGGAGGCGCTCAAGGCGCTCACCGTCGACGAGCCCACGGTGAGCATGACCTTCCAGGTCAACACCTCGCCGTTCGCCGGCAGGGATGGCAAGTACGTTACCTCCCGAAACATCCGGGAGCGGCTGTTCGAGGAACTCAAGCACAATGTGGCCCTGCGGGTGGAGGAGACCGATGATCCGGACAGGTTCCGCGTCTCCGGGCGTGGCGAGCTGCACCTGTCCATCCTCATCGAAAACATGCGCCGGGAGGGCTTCGAGCTGGGGGTGTCCCGGCCCGAGGTCATCGTGCGTGAGCGTGACGGGATCAAGGAAGAGCCCTACGAGATGGTGACCGTGGACGTGGAGGAGCAGCATCAGGGTGCCATCATGGAAAAGCTGGGCAGCCGCCGCGGCGAACTGCTGGACATGATCCCCGACGGCAAGGGACGCGTGCGCCTGGACTACAGGGTCCCCTCGCGCGGCCTGATCGGCCTGCAGACCGAGTTTCTCACCGCCACTTCCGGCACCGGCATCCTGCACCATGTGTTCGACAGCTACGGTGAGTACCGCCCGGGCGGGGTGGGGGCGCGCAACAACGGCGTGCTCATCGCCAACGGCGCCGGCAAGGCACTGGGCTATGCCCTGTTCAACCTCCAGGAACGCGGCCGGCTGTTCATCGGCCACGGCGAGGAGGTATACGAAGGCATGATCATCGGCCTCCACAGTCGCGACAACGATCTGGTGGTGAACCCGCTCAAGGCCAAGCAGCTCACCAACATCCGCGCCGCGGGGACCGATGAGAACATCATCCTCACCCCGCCTGTGCGCATGACCCTCGAGCAGGCGCTGGAGTTCATCGAGGATGATGAACTGGTGGAGGTGACCCCCGGGTCCATCCGTATTCGCAAAAAACTGCTGCTCGAACATGAACGCAAGCGGGCCTCGCGCGCGGCAAGCTAG
- the ispH gene encoding 4-hydroxy-3-methylbut-2-enyl diphosphate reductase, giving the protein MQVILANPRGFCAGVDRAIDIVERALALFEHPVYVRHEVVHNRYVVDDLRDKGAVFVEELDQVPDGATVIFSAHGVARSVVREAERRGLKVFDATCPLVTKVHMEVDRHARRGEEVILIGHAGHPEVDGTLGQYDRSQGGEIYLVETVEDAERIRVKNPDGLAYVTQTTLSMDDTQDIIGILKRRFPNIHGQRRDDICYATQNRQDAVKALAGGCDLFLVVGSPNSSNSNRLREIAGKLGVEAYLVDSVDQIRDGWLAGKTRIGVTAGASAPELLVRDVIEHLRQAGADSVTEHDGRQETITFSLPKALR; this is encoded by the coding sequence ATGCAGGTCATTCTCGCCAATCCCCGCGGTTTCTGCGCGGGCGTGGACCGCGCCATCGACATCGTCGAGCGCGCCCTCGCCCTGTTCGAACATCCCGTTTACGTGCGCCACGAAGTGGTGCACAACCGCTACGTGGTGGACGACCTGCGCGACAAGGGGGCGGTGTTCGTGGAGGAACTCGATCAGGTGCCGGATGGCGCCACGGTGATCTTCAGTGCCCACGGAGTGGCCCGCAGTGTCGTTCGGGAAGCCGAGCGTCGCGGCCTGAAGGTATTTGATGCCACCTGCCCGCTGGTCACCAAGGTACACATGGAGGTGGACCGTCATGCCCGGCGGGGCGAGGAAGTCATTCTCATCGGACATGCGGGCCATCCGGAAGTGGACGGTACCCTGGGACAGTACGACCGCAGCCAGGGCGGCGAGATCTACCTGGTGGAGACCGTGGAGGATGCGGAGCGCATCCGGGTGAAGAATCCCGACGGGCTCGCCTACGTCACCCAGACCACCCTGTCCATGGACGATACGCAGGACATCATAGGTATCCTGAAGCGGCGTTTTCCGAATATTCATGGCCAGAGGCGCGACGATATCTGCTACGCCACCCAGAACCGCCAGGATGCGGTCAAGGCGCTGGCAGGTGGCTGCGACCTTTTCCTTGTGGTCGGTTCGCCGAACAGTTCCAACTCCAACCGCCTGCGTGAGATAGCCGGGAAACTGGGCGTCGAGGCCTACCTGGTGGACAGTGTCGATCAGATTCGCGACGGGTGGCTTGCGGGCAAAACCCGGATCGGCGTGACGGCCGGTGCGTCGGCCCCGGAACTGCTGGTACGGGATGTCATTGAACACCTGAGACAGGCCGGTGCGGATTCCGTGACCGAGCATGACGGCCGGCAGGAGACCATCACGTTTTCGCTGCCCAAGGCATTGCGCTGA